The DNA region CCGAAGTGGCGCTGCCGATCCGGCCGGACCTCCGGAACGACGAAGAGAGCCAGGAACTGGTGCTCGCCCAGGGCGAAGAACGCGTCGCCCTCCCCTTGATCGAGCAGCCGCAGGCTGAAGACATCCTGATAGAAGGCGATCGCGGCTTCTCGCTCTCCCACCTCGATCGCGACATGGTTGCACCCGTAAACCCGGACGCTCACGCGGCGATTATCGGCGAGCCGGTGCCGAAGGACAATTCGGATTCCCCAGCTCCCCCTCAGTCCGCGGAAGCGCCTCCCGCCCGAAGCCAGAAGGTGACTGGCCCCGCGTTGACCAGCGCCACGTCCATGTCGGCGCCGAAGATCCCGCTGGCGACCTCTCCGTGACGCTCCCGCGCCCGATCGACTAGATACTCGAAGAGCTCCCTTCCGATCTCCGGGCCGGCGGCGGGCGAGAAGCTCGGGCGGCACCCCTTTCGCGTGTCCGCCGCAAGCGTGAACTGAGGAACCAGCAGCAGCCCGCCGCCGGCCTCGCGGAGAGAGCGGCCCATCCGCCCCGCCTCGTCCGGAAAGATCCGGTAGCCGAGCATCCGCTCCAGGAGCCTTTCGGCCGCGGCCTTCCCATCCCCGCGCTCGACGGCGATCAGGCCGAGAATCCCCGTTCCGATTGCGCCCACCGGCCGCCCGGCTACCAACACCCGCGCCTCGCGTACCCGTTGAATCAACGCGATCATCTTCGATTCTCCCGCCCGCCGGTCGTCTCGATCGGGACCGGTTCGGGCCCGCCCCGGGCGAAAACAAGTCCGGGATTGCCGGAATTTAACCTTGCCAGCCGTCCGCTTCGATCGTAAAGAAAGGCAATCTG from Methylacidimicrobium sp. AP8 includes:
- the dtd gene encoding D-aminoacyl-tRNA deacylase translates to MIALIQRVREARVLVAGRPVGAIGTGILGLIAVERGDGKAAAERLLERMLGYRIFPDEAGRMGRSLREAGGGLLLVPQFTLAADTRKGCRPSFSPAAGPEIGRELFEYLVDRARERHGEVASGIFGADMDVALVNAGPVTFWLRAGGASAD